One window from the genome of Oryza glaberrima chromosome 3, OglaRS2, whole genome shotgun sequence encodes:
- the LOC127766947 gene encoding uncharacterized protein LOC127766947 isoform X1 gives MAQSLELLLIQFLMPDNDARRQAEEQIRRLARDPQVVPALVHHLRTAKTPNVRQLAAVLLRKKITSHWPKLPPHAKASLKQALIDSITIDHSHLVRRASANVVSIIAKYAVPAGEWPELLPFIFQCSQSPQEDHREVALILFSSLTETIGTTFQSHLNDLQPILLKCLQDEASSRVRIAALKAVGSFIEYVNDGGDVVKMFRDFVPSILNVSRQCLANGEEDVASIAFEIFDELIESPAPLLGDSVRSIVQFSLEVCSNQELEINIRQQAIQIISWLVKFKASFLKKHKLVIPILQVMCPLLTETADEDGDSDLAADRSAAEVIDTMAINLPRHVFPPVLEFASVSFHHINPKYREAAVTSLGVVSEGCCEHLKDKLEDCLKVVLEALKDQEQMVRGAASFALGQFAEHLQPEILSHYESVLPCILNALEDPSDEVKEKSYYALAAFCEDMGENILPYLDPLMCRLVMSLQGSPRNLQETCMSAIGSVAAAAEQAFMPYAEKVLEMMKGFMVLTNDEDLCARARATEVVGIVAMAVGRARMETILPPFIEAAISGFVLDYSELREYTHGFFSNVAEILDDSFAQYLPHVVPLAFSSCNLDDGSAVDIDDADSVDNGFSGVSSDDDVNDEPRVRNISVRTGVLDEKAAATQAIGFFALHTKSAYAPYLEESLKILIRHSGYFHEDVRLQAIISLKHILTAIRAIPPAHADVLEKQKDILDTVMNIYIKTMREDDDKEVVAQACTSLADIVRDCGFAIIEPYITRLAEATLILLRQESCCQQVESDGEDDGDIDHDEVLMDAVSDLLPAFAKVMGSYFDPIFTKLFDSLMKFAKSPHPPQDKTMVVATLAEVAQGMGAPISAYVDKIMPLVLKELASSEATNRRNAAFCVGEMCKNGGAAALKYYGEILHGLHRLFADSEPDDAVRDNAAGAIARMIMVQPQSIPLNQVLPVFIKALPLKEDHEESMVVYSCVCNLLLSSHPQILPLVPDVINAFAQVVVSPNESDEVKTVVAKAVSHLISVYGQQMQPILSALPPAHANALASFANRR, from the exons ATGGCGCAGTCGCTGGAGCTCCTGTTGATCCAGTTCCTGATGCCCGACAAcgacgcgcggcggcaggcggaggaGCAGATCCGGCGGCTGGCGCGGGACCCGCAGGTGGTGCCGGCGCTCGTCCACCACCTCCGCACCGCCAAGACCCCCAACGTCCGGCAGCTCGCGGCGGTGCTCCTCCGCAAGAAGATCACCTCGCACTGGCCGAAGCTTCCGCCGCACGCCAAGGCCTCCCTCAAGCAAGCCCTCATCGACTCCATCACCATCGACCACAG CCATCTTGTAAGACGAGCTAGCGCAAATGTTGTGAGTATTATAGCTAAGTACGCTGTCCCTGCAGGAGAATGGCCTGAGTTGTTACCTTTTATTTTCCAATGCAGCCAAAGTCCACAGGAAGATCATAGAGAA GTAGCTTTGATCCTGTTCAGTTCCCTTACTGAAACTATCGGAACTACTTTTCAATCTCATCTGAATGATTTGCAACCTATTTTACTGAAATGCCTGCAAGACGAGGCTAGCTCTCGTGTCAGAATTGCTGCCCTAAA GGCTGTTGGATCTTTCATAGAGTATGTTAATGATGGGGGTGATGTT GTAAAAATGTTTCGGGATTTTGTTCCTAGTATCTTGAATGTATCAAGGCAGTGCCTTGCTAATGGAGAGGAAGATGTTGCTTCCATCgcttttgaaatatttgatgAACTAATTGAATCCCCTGCCCCACTTCTTGGGGACTCTGTGAGATCAATTGTACAATTTTCGCTTGAAGTTTGCTCAAACCAAGAACTGGAAATAAATATTAGGCAACAG GCTATACAGATAATCTCATGGCTTGTAAAATTTAAAGCATCTTTCTTGAAAAAACATAAGCTGGTAATACCTATTCTACAAGTTATGTGCCCCTTGCTTACAGAAACAGCTGATGAAGATGGAGATTCTGATCTAGCAGCAGATCGTTCTGCTGCAGAAGTCATTGATACAATGGCTATCAATTTACCGAGACATGTTTTCCCACCAGTTCTTGAGTTTGCTTCTGTGAGCTTTCATCATATTAATCCCAAGTATCGTGAGGCTGCTGTAACATCATTAGGTGTTGTCTCAGAGGGATGTTGTGAGCATTTAAAAGATAAGCTAGAGGACTGTCTCAAAGTTGTTTTAGAAGCTTTAAAGGACCAAGAGCAAATGGTTAGAGGTGCTGCCTCATTTGCACTTGGTCAATTTGCTGAACACTTGCAGCCAGAAATTTTATCTCACTATGAGAGTGTCCTTCCTTGCATCTTAAATGCACTTGAAGACCCATCAGATGAAGTAAAG GAGAAATCATATTATGCACTGGCAGCATTCTGTGAGGATATGGGTGAAAACATCCTACCATATCTAGATCCCTTGATGTGCAGATTAGTTATGTCTTTGCAGGGTAGTCCACGGAACCTACAAGAGACATGCATG TCTGCAATTGGCTCTGTAGCAGCTGCTGCAGAGCAGGCTTTTATGCCATATGCAGAAAAGGTTCTAGAGATGATGAAAGGCTTTATGGTACTCACTAATGATGAAGATTTGTGTGCACGAGCTAGGGCTACTGAGGTTGTTGGGATAGTGGCAATGGCAGTTGGCAGAGCAAGAATGGAAACCATACTGCCTCCTTTTATTGAAGCTGCTATTTCT GGTTTTGTATTGGATTATAGCGAGCTTAGAGAATATACTCATGGTTTTTTTAGTAATGTTGCTGAGATTTTGGATGATAGTTTCGCACAG TATCTTCCTCATGTTGTACCTCTTGCATTTTCCTCGTGCAACTTGGATGATGGTTCTGCTGTGGACATAGATGATGCTGATAGTGTTGACAATGGATTCAGTGGTGTCTcttctgatgatgatgtaaaTGATGAGCCGAGGGTTCGAAATATCAGTGTAAGGACTGGAGTATTAGATGAGAAAGCTGCTGCAACTCAGGCCATTGGATTTTTTGCGCTCCACACAAAGAGTGCCTATGCTCC GTACTTGGAGGAGTCATTGAAGATCTTAATTAGGCACAGTGGATATTTTCATGAAGATGTCAGGCTCCAGGCAATTATTTCTTTAAAAC ATATCCTAACTGCAATAAGAGCAATACCTCCTGCACATGCT GATGTATTAGAGAAGCAGAAGGATATTCTTG ATACAGTAATGAACATTTATATCAAGACCATGAGAGAGGATGATGACAAAGAAGTAGTTGCTCAAGCTTGCACGAGCTTAGCAGACATCGTGAGGGATTGTGGATTTGCCATAATTGAACCTT ATATTACACGACTTGCTGAGGCAACACTCATTCTTTTGCGTCAAGAATCTTGTTGCCAGCAAGTAGAGTCCGATGGTGAAGACGACGGTGATATTGATCATGATGAAGTCCTGATGGATGCAGTTTCAGATCTTTTGCCCGCCTTTGCAAAAGTGATGGGATCTTACTTTGATCCTATCTTTACAAAATTGTTTGATTCATTGATGAAATTTGCT AAATCTCCTCATCCTCCCCAAGATAAGACTATGGTTGTTGCCACTTTAGCTGAGGTCGCTCAGGGAATGGGAGCTCCAATCTCTGCTTATGTTGAT AAGATAATGCCCTTGGTGTTGAAAGAACTTGCATCATCTGAGGCGACAAACAGGAGAAATGCTGCTTTCTGTGTTGGTGAGATGTGCAAGAATGGGGGTGCTGCAGCACTGAA ATACTACGGGGAAATACTCCATGGTCTGCATCGTTTGTTTGCTGATTCTGAACCTGATGACGCAGTTAGAGATAATGCTGCCGGTGCCATTGCTAGGATGATAATGGTGCAGCCTCAGTCAATTCCACTCAACCAG GTACTTCCGGTGTTTATCAAAGCTTTGCCGCTAAAAGAAGATCATGAAGAATCCATGGTTGTCTATAGCTGTGTCTGTAATTTATTATTATCTTCACATCCTCAG ATCCTTCCTCTAGTCCCTGATGTGATAAATGCCTTTGCCCAAGTGGTAGTCTCCCCAAATGAGAGTGATGAAGTCAAAACAGTAGTTGCCAAGGCCGTTTCTCATTTGATATCTGTTTATGGTCAGCAAATGCAACCTATATTGAGTGCTCTGCCACCCGCTCATGCTAATGCATTAGCATCATTTGCCAATAGGAGATGA
- the LOC127766947 gene encoding uncharacterized protein LOC127766947 isoform X2 has protein sequence MFRDFVPSILNVSRQCLANGEEDVASIAFEIFDELIESPAPLLGDSVRSIVQFSLEVCSNQELEINIRQQAIQIISWLVKFKASFLKKHKLVIPILQVMCPLLTETADEDGDSDLAADRSAAEVIDTMAINLPRHVFPPVLEFASVSFHHINPKYREAAVTSLGVVSEGCCEHLKDKLEDCLKVVLEALKDQEQMVRGAASFALGQFAEHLQPEILSHYESVLPCILNALEDPSDEVKEKSYYALAAFCEDMGENILPYLDPLMCRLVMSLQGSPRNLQETCMSAIGSVAAAAEQAFMPYAEKVLEMMKGFMVLTNDEDLCARARATEVVGIVAMAVGRARMETILPPFIEAAISGFVLDYSELREYTHGFFSNVAEILDDSFAQYLPHVVPLAFSSCNLDDGSAVDIDDADSVDNGFSGVSSDDDVNDEPRVRNISVRTGVLDEKAAATQAIGFFALHTKSAYAPYLEESLKILIRHSGYFHEDVRLQAIISLKHILTAIRAIPPAHADVLEKQKDILDTVMNIYIKTMREDDDKEVVAQACTSLADIVRDCGFAIIEPYITRLAEATLILLRQESCCQQVESDGEDDGDIDHDEVLMDAVSDLLPAFAKVMGSYFDPIFTKLFDSLMKFAKSPHPPQDKTMVVATLAEVAQGMGAPISAYVDKIMPLVLKELASSEATNRRNAAFCVGEMCKNGGAAALKYYGEILHGLHRLFADSEPDDAVRDNAAGAIARMIMVQPQSIPLNQVLPVFIKALPLKEDHEESMVVYSCVCNLLLSSHPQILPLVPDVINAFAQVVVSPNESDEVKTVVAKAVSHLISVYGQQMQPILSALPPAHANALASFANRR, from the exons ATGTTTCGGGATTTTGTTCCTAGTATCTTGAATGTATCAAGGCAGTGCCTTGCTAATGGAGAGGAAGATGTTGCTTCCATCgcttttgaaatatttgatgAACTAATTGAATCCCCTGCCCCACTTCTTGGGGACTCTGTGAGATCAATTGTACAATTTTCGCTTGAAGTTTGCTCAAACCAAGAACTGGAAATAAATATTAGGCAACAG GCTATACAGATAATCTCATGGCTTGTAAAATTTAAAGCATCTTTCTTGAAAAAACATAAGCTGGTAATACCTATTCTACAAGTTATGTGCCCCTTGCTTACAGAAACAGCTGATGAAGATGGAGATTCTGATCTAGCAGCAGATCGTTCTGCTGCAGAAGTCATTGATACAATGGCTATCAATTTACCGAGACATGTTTTCCCACCAGTTCTTGAGTTTGCTTCTGTGAGCTTTCATCATATTAATCCCAAGTATCGTGAGGCTGCTGTAACATCATTAGGTGTTGTCTCAGAGGGATGTTGTGAGCATTTAAAAGATAAGCTAGAGGACTGTCTCAAAGTTGTTTTAGAAGCTTTAAAGGACCAAGAGCAAATGGTTAGAGGTGCTGCCTCATTTGCACTTGGTCAATTTGCTGAACACTTGCAGCCAGAAATTTTATCTCACTATGAGAGTGTCCTTCCTTGCATCTTAAATGCACTTGAAGACCCATCAGATGAAGTAAAG GAGAAATCATATTATGCACTGGCAGCATTCTGTGAGGATATGGGTGAAAACATCCTACCATATCTAGATCCCTTGATGTGCAGATTAGTTATGTCTTTGCAGGGTAGTCCACGGAACCTACAAGAGACATGCATG TCTGCAATTGGCTCTGTAGCAGCTGCTGCAGAGCAGGCTTTTATGCCATATGCAGAAAAGGTTCTAGAGATGATGAAAGGCTTTATGGTACTCACTAATGATGAAGATTTGTGTGCACGAGCTAGGGCTACTGAGGTTGTTGGGATAGTGGCAATGGCAGTTGGCAGAGCAAGAATGGAAACCATACTGCCTCCTTTTATTGAAGCTGCTATTTCT GGTTTTGTATTGGATTATAGCGAGCTTAGAGAATATACTCATGGTTTTTTTAGTAATGTTGCTGAGATTTTGGATGATAGTTTCGCACAG TATCTTCCTCATGTTGTACCTCTTGCATTTTCCTCGTGCAACTTGGATGATGGTTCTGCTGTGGACATAGATGATGCTGATAGTGTTGACAATGGATTCAGTGGTGTCTcttctgatgatgatgtaaaTGATGAGCCGAGGGTTCGAAATATCAGTGTAAGGACTGGAGTATTAGATGAGAAAGCTGCTGCAACTCAGGCCATTGGATTTTTTGCGCTCCACACAAAGAGTGCCTATGCTCC GTACTTGGAGGAGTCATTGAAGATCTTAATTAGGCACAGTGGATATTTTCATGAAGATGTCAGGCTCCAGGCAATTATTTCTTTAAAAC ATATCCTAACTGCAATAAGAGCAATACCTCCTGCACATGCT GATGTATTAGAGAAGCAGAAGGATATTCTTG ATACAGTAATGAACATTTATATCAAGACCATGAGAGAGGATGATGACAAAGAAGTAGTTGCTCAAGCTTGCACGAGCTTAGCAGACATCGTGAGGGATTGTGGATTTGCCATAATTGAACCTT ATATTACACGACTTGCTGAGGCAACACTCATTCTTTTGCGTCAAGAATCTTGTTGCCAGCAAGTAGAGTCCGATGGTGAAGACGACGGTGATATTGATCATGATGAAGTCCTGATGGATGCAGTTTCAGATCTTTTGCCCGCCTTTGCAAAAGTGATGGGATCTTACTTTGATCCTATCTTTACAAAATTGTTTGATTCATTGATGAAATTTGCT AAATCTCCTCATCCTCCCCAAGATAAGACTATGGTTGTTGCCACTTTAGCTGAGGTCGCTCAGGGAATGGGAGCTCCAATCTCTGCTTATGTTGAT AAGATAATGCCCTTGGTGTTGAAAGAACTTGCATCATCTGAGGCGACAAACAGGAGAAATGCTGCTTTCTGTGTTGGTGAGATGTGCAAGAATGGGGGTGCTGCAGCACTGAA ATACTACGGGGAAATACTCCATGGTCTGCATCGTTTGTTTGCTGATTCTGAACCTGATGACGCAGTTAGAGATAATGCTGCCGGTGCCATTGCTAGGATGATAATGGTGCAGCCTCAGTCAATTCCACTCAACCAG GTACTTCCGGTGTTTATCAAAGCTTTGCCGCTAAAAGAAGATCATGAAGAATCCATGGTTGTCTATAGCTGTGTCTGTAATTTATTATTATCTTCACATCCTCAG ATCCTTCCTCTAGTCCCTGATGTGATAAATGCCTTTGCCCAAGTGGTAGTCTCCCCAAATGAGAGTGATGAAGTCAAAACAGTAGTTGCCAAGGCCGTTTCTCATTTGATATCTGTTTATGGTCAGCAAATGCAACCTATATTGAGTGCTCTGCCACCCGCTCATGCTAATGCATTAGCATCATTTGCCAATAGGAGATGA
- the LOC127769023 gene encoding phosphatidylinositol 4-phosphate 5-kinase 1-like, which produces MPPQQGECCRHGWLGVGEAAVGGGGEEPFYVPLRKRLSVDGKASTAPRICIWECDGEAGDITCDIVAAPLRRSCSAKAMPPPAPLFRMMTPPPPRPQRGDGEEARRPGEAIRKGHRSYSLMLNLQLGISYSVGKSSALPFQKLAASDFDPREKVWTRFPPEGSKFTPPHHSVDFRWKDYCPAVFRHLRKLFGVDPAEYMLAICGNDTLRELASPGKSGSCFFITQDDRFMIKTVKKSEVKVLIRMLRSYYEHVRQYKSTLLTRFYGTHCIKQAGCPKVRFIIMGNFCCSEYKIHRRFDLKGSSHGRTIDKTERKIDETTTLKDLDLQYAFRLQRFWYEELMKQIQMDCTFLETQGIMDYSLLLGVHFRNDYSVSKIGISQHIAFPKSTGKRKSFEGGSSFCELCFVESGCKDRDLIDSRKPFIQLGINMPAQAERSSKKILDNFLLNERHLFITPPSGGSCDVYLFFGIIDILQDYDITKKLEHAYKSFQVNPDYISAVDPKLYSRRFQDFIRRVFIKEQ; this is translated from the exons ATGCCGCCGCAGCAGGGGGAGTGCTGCCGCCACGGCTGGCTCGGCGTGGGGGAGgccgcggtgggcggcggcggggaggagccgTTCTACGTGCCGCTGCGCAAGCGGCTGTCGGTGGACGGCAAGGCATCCACGGCGCCGCGGATATGCATCTGGGAgtgcgacggcgaggccggggACATCACCTGCGAcatcgtcgccgcgccgctccgccgcAGCTGCAGCGCCAAggcaatgccgccgccggccccgctcTTCCGGAtgatgacgccgccgccgccgaggccgcagAGAGGGGACGGGGAGGAGGCCAGGAGGCCCGGGGAGGCCATCCGCAAGGGGCACCGGAGCTACAGCCTCATGCTCAACCTGCAGCTTGGCATAAG CTATTCGGTGGGGAAGTCGTCGGCGCTGCCGTTCCAGAAGCTCGCCGCGTCGGACTTCGACCCGCGGGAGAAGGTATGGACACGGTTCCCGCCGGAGGGGTCCAAGTTCACGCCGCCGCATCACTCGGTGGATTTCCGGTGGAAGGACTACTGCCCTGCCGTCTTCAG GCACCTGAGGAAGCTGTTCGGGGTGGACCCTGCGGAGTACATGCTCGCCATCTGCGGCAACGACACGCTCCGGGAGCTGGCGTCCCCGGGCAAGAGCGGGAGCTGCTTCTTCATCACGCAGGACGATCGGTTCATGATTAAAACCGTGAAAAAGTCCGAAGTGAAG GTTCTTATCCGGATGTTGCGGAGTTACTACGAACATGTTCGTCAGTATAAGTCCACTTTACTAACAAGGTTTTATGGCACACATTGCATTAAGCAAGCTGGCTGCCCCAAG GTCCGGTTCATTATAATGGGCAATTTTTGCTGTTCGGAATATAAGATCCATAGGCGTTTTGATCTGAAAGGTTCCTCACATGGTCGGACTATCGACAAAACAGAGCGCAAGATTGATGAAACCACTACTCTCAAGGACCTCGACCTTCAGTATGCATTTCGGTTGCAGAGATTTTGGTACGAGGAGCTTATGAA GCAAATTCAGATGGACTGCACATTCTTGGAGACACAGGGCATTATGGACTATAGCCTATTGTTAGGAGTTCACTTTCGTAATGATTACTCAGTGTCTAAAATAGGCATATCTCAGCACATAGCTTTCCCAA AATCTACTGGCAAAAGAAAATCATTTGAAGGTGGAAGCAGTTTTTGTGAGCTCTGCTTTGTGGAATCAGGTTGCAAAGACAGAGATTTGATAGACTCTCG GAAGCCATTCATCCAGTTGGGAATTAACATGCCTGCCCAGGCAGAGCGCagctcaaaaaaaatattagataattTTCTCCTAAATGAAAGACACTTGTTCATAACCCCACCAAGTGGAGGATCATGTGATGTCTACCTCTTCTTTGGGATAATCGACATTCTTCAGGACTATGATATAACGAAGAAATTGGAACATGCCTACAAGTCCTTCCAGGTCAACCCTGACTACATTTCTGCTGTAGACCCAAAGCTATACTCGAGAAGGTTTCAGGATTTCATCCGCAGGGTGTTCATAAAAGAGCAGTAA
- the LOC127765083 gene encoding partner of Y14 and mago isoform X2 — MATASDGSGSGSGSGGEQRRLLSIPKEGERIIAPTRRPDGTLRKAIRIRAGYVPQEEVAIYQSKGAQMRKSGPDVPPGYDPALDAKPKTKAAKRNERRKEKRQQASTTNDKGKGLHIEDDAGETDNPKDAVDSVTKQISGIAISESLVVATSSTDATDNSKSESSAPDIDKKIRALKKKIRLAEAQVQGDPENLKPEQLEKMKKIEGWKEELKLLENKSSPAAS, encoded by the exons ATGGCCACAGccagcgacggcagcggcagcggcagcggcagcggcggcgagcagcggcgcctcCTCTCCATCCCCAAGGAGGGCGAGCGCATCATCGCGCCGACGCGCCGCCCCGACGGCACGCTCCGCAAGGCCATCCGCATCCGCGCCGGCTACGTCCCCCAGGAGGAGGTCGCCATCTACCAGTCCAAGGGCGCCCAG ATGAGGAAGTCGGGGCCCGACGTGCCGCCGGGCTACGACCCGGCGCTCGATGCTAAGCCCAAGACGAAGGCGGCCAAGCGGAACGAGCGGCGTAAGGAGAAACGGCAGCAG GCCAGTACAACAAATGATAAAGGAAAGGGCTTGCATATAGAGGATGATGCAGGAGAAACTGACAATCCGAAGGATGCAGTGGACAGTGTAACAAAGCAGATAAGTGGCATTGCTATTTCTGAATCTCTGGTTGTCGCAACCTCCTCCACTGATGCTACCGACAACTCAAAATCGGAGTCATCTGCTCCAGACATAGATAAGAAAATTCGAGCACTGAAGAAGAAG ATACGCTTAGCAGAAGCGCAAGTGCAAGGAGATCCAGAAAATTTGAAGCCTGAACAACTCGAGAAAATGAAGAAGATAGAAGGTTGGAAAGAGGAGCTGAAGCTTTTGGAGAATAAGAGCTCTCCTGCTGCTTCCTAG
- the LOC127765083 gene encoding partner of Y14 and mago isoform X1, translated as MATASDGSGSGSGSGGEQRRLLSIPKEGERIIAPTRRPDGTLRKAIRIRAGYVPQEEVAIYQSKGAQMRKSGPDVPPGYDPALDAKPKTKAAKRNERRKEKRQQQASTTNDKGKGLHIEDDAGETDNPKDAVDSVTKQISGIAISESLVVATSSTDATDNSKSESSAPDIDKKIRALKKKIRLAEAQVQGDPENLKPEQLEKMKKIEGWKEELKLLENKSSPAAS; from the exons ATGGCCACAGccagcgacggcagcggcagcggcagcggcagcggcggcgagcagcggcgcctcCTCTCCATCCCCAAGGAGGGCGAGCGCATCATCGCGCCGACGCGCCGCCCCGACGGCACGCTCCGCAAGGCCATCCGCATCCGCGCCGGCTACGTCCCCCAGGAGGAGGTCGCCATCTACCAGTCCAAGGGCGCCCAG ATGAGGAAGTCGGGGCCCGACGTGCCGCCGGGCTACGACCCGGCGCTCGATGCTAAGCCCAAGACGAAGGCGGCCAAGCGGAACGAGCGGCGTAAGGAGAAACGGCAGCAG CAGGCCAGTACAACAAATGATAAAGGAAAGGGCTTGCATATAGAGGATGATGCAGGAGAAACTGACAATCCGAAGGATGCAGTGGACAGTGTAACAAAGCAGATAAGTGGCATTGCTATTTCTGAATCTCTGGTTGTCGCAACCTCCTCCACTGATGCTACCGACAACTCAAAATCGGAGTCATCTGCTCCAGACATAGATAAGAAAATTCGAGCACTGAAGAAGAAG ATACGCTTAGCAGAAGCGCAAGTGCAAGGAGATCCAGAAAATTTGAAGCCTGAACAACTCGAGAAAATGAAGAAGATAGAAGGTTGGAAAGAGGAGCTGAAGCTTTTGGAGAATAAGAGCTCTCCTGCTGCTTCCTAG
- the LOC127767954 gene encoding mitogen-activated protein kinase kinase kinase 1-like — protein MGPPAAPPSPSSSSGGSSRRRRRLERRNAAKHIGYDASNFCAYPQSPPAASAPASGSPSLACSPACSLDLTSFRIGGSGDGCRDVQLLCSSLGLSGVDDFAVPVADWEAHKAGRSSFSSSASTPKPREEPPARDSPVRREVAAEEEPPSLPAPAAAPVLPAKETPRSVAIEAPAPLLRVDPWEPARPDVRKASGEGGIKGVRPPPVVLKPPPSMVRPAVCVVESTWDILRSFAPEEDSHAHAPASRSGGDSACQDAGEEEDDAAAVLTLEELRLGETSEEFTGTSSLSTTNDDETSSTTTESMFYISPNGRFRRKIRSWYRGMLLGSGSFGTVFEGISDEGAFFAVKEVCLCDQGSNAQQCIFQLEQEIALLSQFEHENIVQYYGTDKEDSKLYIFLELVTQGSLASLYQKYRLRDTHVSAYTRQILNGLTYLHERNIVHRDIKCANILVHANGSVKLADFGLAKEITKFNVLKSCKGTVYWMAPEVVNPKTTYGPEADIWSLGCTVLEMLTRQLPYPGLEWTQALYRIGKGEPPAIPNCLSRDARDFISQCVKPNPQDRPSAAKLLEHPFVNRSMRSIRSMRTSSRSNSSVRGING, from the exons ATGgggccgcccgccgcgccgccgtcgccgtcgtcgtcgtctgggGGCTCgtcgaggcggcgccgccggctcgaACGCCGGAACGCCGCGAAGCACATCGGATACGACGCCTCGAACTTCTGCGCCTACCCGCAGTCCCCGCCCGCCGCGTCCGCGCCTGCGTCCGGGTCGCCGTCGCTCGCCTGCTCCCCGGCGTGCTCCCTCGACCTCACGAGCTTCCGGATCGGCGGGAGCGGCGACGGGTGCAGGGACGTGCAGCTGCTCTGCTCCAGCCTCGGCCTCTCCGGCGTCGACGActtcgccgtccccgtcgctgACTGGGAGGCGCACAAGGCCGGccgctcctccttctcctcctccgcctccacccccaAGCCGCGCGAGGAACCCCCCGCGAGGGACTCTCCTGTCCGCCGCGAGGttgccgccgaggaggagccgCCCTCCCTgcccgcccccgccgctgctcccgtGCTCCCGGCGAAGGAAACGCCCAGGTCCGTGGCAATTGAAGCTCCAGCGCCCCTATTACGGGTGGATCCGTGGGAGCCAGCCCGTCCAGATGTGAGGAAGGCGAGCGGCGAGGGAGGGATCAAGGgcgtgcggccgccgccggtcgtgctcaagccgccgccgtcgatggtACGGCCGGCGGTCTGCGTGGTGGAGTCCACGTGGGATATCTTGCGGTCGTTCGCGCCGGAGGAGGATAGCCATGCTCACGCCCCGGCGAGCAGATCTGGTGGTGATTCCGCATGCCAGGACGcgggtgaggaggaggatgatgcGGCCGCGGTGTTGACGCTGGAGGAGCTCAGGCTAGGGGAGACGTCCGAGGAATTCACGGGCACGTCTTCGCTGTCGACGACGAACGATGACGAGACGTCGAGCACAACCACCGAGTCCATGTTCTACATCTCGCCGAATGGGAGGTTTAGGAGGAAGATCCGGTCGTGGTACCGGGGGATGCTCCTGGGAAGTGGCTCGTTTGGGACAGTCTTCGAGGGGATCAGCGA CGAGGGTGCCTTCTTTGCTGTCAAAGAGGTCTGCTTGTGTGATCAAGGGAGCAATGCACAGCAGTGCATTTTTCAGCTTGAGCAG GAAATCGCACTTTTGAGTCAGTTTGAACATGAAAATATTGTGCAGTACTATGGTACCGACAAA GAGGACTCAAAACTGTACATCTTCCTTGAATTAGTCACCCAAGGATCTCTTGCATCTTTGTATCAGAAGTACAGACTGCGAGATACTCATGTTTCAGCATATACAAGACAGATTCTTAATGGGTTGACTTACCTGCATGAACGAAACATTGTTCATAG GGATATCAAATGTGCCAATATATTGGTGCATGCCAATGGATCCGTGAAACTTGCTGACTTTGGTCTTGCTAAGGAG ATTACCAAATTCAACGTGCTTAAATCGTGCAAAGGAACTGTTTATTGGATGGCACCTGAG GTTGTCAATCCCAAGACAACATATGGACCTGAAGCTGATATATGGAGTCTGGGCTGCACAGTCCTAGAGATGTTGACACGTCAACTTCCCTATCCTGGTCTGGAATGG ACACAAGCTTTATACAGGATTGGGAAGGGGGAACCACCAGCAATTCCAAATTGCCTTTCTAGGGATGCTCGTGATTTTATAAGCCAGTGCGTAAAACCCAATCCGCAAGACAGACCTTCTGCAGCAAAGCTGCTGGAGCATCCTTTCGTTAATAGGTCAATGCGGTCGATAAGGTCTATGAGGACATCTTCGCGCTCAAATTCATCGGTACGCGGCATAAATGGATAG